The segment CTGTCCCTGGACTACAAGGTCGCGGATATGTCCCAGGCCGATTTCGGTCGCAAGGAAATGCAGCTGTCCGAGCGCGAGATGCCCGGCCTGATGGCAATCATTGAAAAATACGGCAAGGACAAACCCCTGGCCGGATTGAAAGTCACCGGTTCTCTGCATATGACCATTCAGACGGCCATGCTCATCAAGACCCTGCACGCTCTGGGTGCTGATCTTCGTTGGGCTTCCTGCAACATTTTCTCCACTCAGGATCACGCTGCCGCGGCCATTGCCGCTGATGGTCTGGCCAAGGTTTTTGCCTGGAAGGGCGAGACACTGGAAGACTACTGGTGGTGCACCGAGATGGCTCTGACCTGGCCCGATGGCTCCGGCCCGGACCTGATTGTGGACGACGGCGGCGATGCCACTCTGCTGATTCACCAGGGCGTGAAGGTCGAAGCCGACCCTACCCTGTGTGACAAGACCTATGATGTGCACGAGTTCCAGCTGATCATGGATCGCCTGGCTGCCTCGGTGAAGGATACCCCGCAGAAGTGGACCAAGATCGCTGATGTCTGCCGTGGCGTTTCCGAAGAAACCACCACCGGTGTGCATCGTCTGTATCAGATGCAGGAGCAGGGCGAACTGCTGTTCCCGGCCATCAACGTCAACGATTCGGTCACCAAGTCCAAGTTCGACAACCTGTATGGTTGCCGCGAGTCCTTGGCCGACGGCATCAAGCGCGCTACGGATGTCATGATTGCTGGCAAGGTTGCGGTTGTTGTGGGCTACGGCGACGTGGGCAAGGGCTGCGCCCAGTCCATGCGTGGATTCGGCGCTCGCGTGCTGGTGACCGAGGTTGATCCCATCTGCGCCTTGCAGGCCGCCATGGAAGGCTATGAAGTGACCACCATGGAAGAAGCTCTCAAGGAAGGCGACCTCTACATCACCTGCACCGGCAACTATCATGTCATTACCGGTGCGCACATGGAGAAGATGAAAGACGAGGCCATTCTCTGCAATATCGGTCACTTCGACTCCGAGATTGAGATGGACTATCTGGAGAAGAATCCCAAGTGCACCAAGCTGGAGATCAAGCCTCAGGTGGACAAATGGACTCTGGAGTCCGGCAATTCCCTCATCGTGCTGGCCGAAGGCCGTCTGGTGAACCTGGGTTGCGCCACCGGTCACCCCTCGTTCGTGATGTCCAACAGCTTCACCAACCAGGCCCTGGCACAGATTGATCTGGCCAAGAACACCTACGAGCCCTGTGTCATGACCCTGCCCAAGTCTTTGGACGAAGAGGTTGCGCGTCTGCACCTGGAGCGCATTGGCGTCAAGCTGGAGACCCTGACCAAGGAACAGGCCGATTACATCGGTGTGGCGGTTGAGGGGCCCTATAAGCCCGATCATTACCGTTATTAGCCAGTTGTTTTAGAGCAACCGAGTCCGAAGCATAAAGACTTCTGGAAAATGAAATGATCAGCGCCCTGTCCGGTATCGCCGGGTGGGGCGCTGTCTTGTGGTATCCGTTTGGGATGGGCGAAAAGGGGGGGCTTTGATGAAGCAGGGGGAGGTCTCTTTGTCTATCTGGATGGCGTGGAGCAGGAAAAATTGCTGACAGCCGCGTGTTTCAGGGGTTGACAGCCTGTCTTTTGCTGCATAGTAAACAAGTCAACAGTTGACACGTTAACAGTTCGTTTTGGGGGAGATATGGAAGAGTTCAGGTCCTTGCGTCGGGTTTCGCTGGGGTATCGGATTTCACGCCTGCACTGGCTCAAGTCGAGTCTGGTGGATCGGTGGCTGGGGCACACGGGTGTCAGTCAGGGGCAGGTGCCTTACATCGCTGAGTTGTTCGACGAGGATGAATTGTCTCAGGACGAATTGGCCGGGCGGATCAAGGTCAACCGGGCGGCGACGGCGCGTGCGCTGAAAGCCCTGGAGGAGTCCGGGCACGTCAAGCGGCGCGAGAACCCGGACAATCGTCGCCAGAAGCTGGTCAGCCTGACGGCGAAGTCCTGGGCCATGAAGCCCGAATTTCTGGATGTGATTGCGCGTATGAATCTGGCCCTGTTTGCAGGGTTCAAGGATGAAGAAAGAACCACGATGCTGAAC is part of the Desulfovibrio ferrophilus genome and harbors:
- the ahcY gene encoding adenosylhomocysteinase, with the translated sequence MSNVTPLDLSLDYKVADMSQADFGRKEMQLSEREMPGLMAIIEKYGKDKPLAGLKVTGSLHMTIQTAMLIKTLHALGADLRWASCNIFSTQDHAAAAIAADGLAKVFAWKGETLEDYWWCTEMALTWPDGSGPDLIVDDGGDATLLIHQGVKVEADPTLCDKTYDVHEFQLIMDRLAASVKDTPQKWTKIADVCRGVSEETTTGVHRLYQMQEQGELLFPAINVNDSVTKSKFDNLYGCRESLADGIKRATDVMIAGKVAVVVGYGDVGKGCAQSMRGFGARVLVTEVDPICALQAAMEGYEVTTMEEALKEGDLYITCTGNYHVITGAHMEKMKDEAILCNIGHFDSEIEMDYLEKNPKCTKLEIKPQVDKWTLESGNSLIVLAEGRLVNLGCATGHPSFVMSNSFTNQALAQIDLAKNTYEPCVMTLPKSLDEEVARLHLERIGVKLETLTKEQADYIGVAVEGPYKPDHYRY
- a CDS encoding MarR family winged helix-turn-helix transcriptional regulator, encoding MEEFRSLRRVSLGYRISRLHWLKSSLVDRWLGHTGVSQGQVPYIAELFDEDELSQDELAGRIKVNRAATARALKALEESGHVKRRENPDNRRQKLVSLTAKSWAMKPEFLDVIARMNLALFAGFKDEERTTMLNLLDRVMVNIEQELATGEKD